The genomic DNA ACCACGGTACCCGACACGACGATCGCCGAAAAGCTGTCGACCGAGATTCTCGCCGCGCGGCTCGCCGCTTGTGCAACGCAGCTAGGCGCTGTGCGCTCGAGCTTTCACTGGCAGGGCAAGATCGAATCGGCCGATGAAGTCCAGGTGCTGTTCAAGACGAGCGTCGCCCGGGCTCAGGAGCTCGAGCAGTTCATCCTGTCGCATCATCCTTACGACACCCCGGAAATCCTCTCGTGGCAAGCGATCGCGTCAGCCGCGTACGGGCAGTGGGTCAATGCAGAAACTCAACGTCCCATCCATGTTTAACGGTCTGAATTCGTCCCCGCTCGGTGTCATGCGCGTTGCCAAGCTGCTTTTCGCGTGTCTGCTGATCACGTTGCTCTCCGTTGGCGCGGCGCGTGCCGCCGACGATTTCCTCGACCCTGCCGTCGCGTTCAAATTCAGCGCGACCGAACAGCCCGGTGAGGTCGACGTCCATTACAAGATCGCGGACGGTTACTACATGTACCGCGAGCGCTTTTCGTTTGCGGTGCGCAACGGCGCCTCGACGATCGATCTTCCGCAGTTGCCGGCCGGGCACGTCAAGTTCGACGAGACTTTCCAGAAGAACGTCGAGACCTATCGCGGCGAGCTGACAATCCGTATCCCGATCAAGCAGTCGAACGGTCCATTCGATCTCGCGGTGACGTCGCAGGGTTGCGCCGACGCCGGCATCTGCTATCCGCCGATGGAGCGCGTGTACCACGTGAGTGGCACGGCGCTGCAACCCGCAAGCACAGGCACGACCTCGAACGCCACGCAGCAGGCCACATCGAAAACCGACGCATCCGCGTCGACCAGCTGGTACGAACGCGCGACCAGCGCGGACTACGCACAGTCGTTGCTGCAAGGCGGCGGTTTTTTCGCGATTGTCGGCTTGTACTTCGTCGCCGGCATGGTGCTGAGCCTGCTTCCCTGTTCGTACCCGATGATCCCGATTCTCTCCGCGATCATCATCGGTGAGGGTGCGCGCGTGACGCGCGCACGTGGCTTCGGACTATCGCTGTCGTACGTGATTGGCATGGCGCTCGTCTACACGGCGCTTGGCATCGCGGCGGCGCTTGTCGGGCAGAGCCTCGGCGCCTGGCTGCAAAACCCGTGGGTACTCGGTGCGTTCGCCATTCTCCTGACCGCGTTCTCGCTGACCTTGATCGCCGGCGTCGATATCGTGCTGCCGCAGCGTTGGCAAAGCGGCGTGTCGAAGGCGTCGGAGGGCCGTTCGGGCGGTAAATTTGCGGCGGTCGCTGCAATGGGCGCGCTGTCGGCGCTCGTCGTCGGCGCGTGCATGACAGCGCCGCTTTTTGCTGTGCTCGCGTTTATTGCGCACACGGGCAATGCGGCGCTTGGCGGCGCTGCGCTGTTCGCGATGGGAATTGGGCTCGGCGTGCCGCTGCTTATCATCGGCCTCGGCGCGGGTACGATCTTGCCGCGTGCGGGCGCGTGGATGGACAGCGTAAAGGTGTTCTTCGGCGTCATCCTGTTGGCGGCAGCGTTGTGGATCGTCTGGCCGGTGCTCGGCGGCACTGCGCAGATGCTGCTGAGCGTGTTGTGGCTGCTGGTTGCGGCCGCCGCATTGGGGCTTTTCTCGCCGCAGCCGCAGCAGCAGACCGGCAACAGCAAAGCGCTCTGGCGCGGACTCGGGCGCGGTATCGGCGCGGCGTGCGCAATCTGGGCGGCGGTGCTACTGGTCGGTGTCGCGGCCGGTTCGACCGATCCGTTGCGGCCGCTCGCGGTACTGGCCGATCGTGCGCCGGGAGGCGCGGGTGCGCAAGGCGCGGGCGCCGTCGCCAATGCCCAAAGCGATCTCGCGTTTGCGCCTGTCAGCTCGTCGGGCCAGCTCGATGAAGTGGTGAAAACGGCTGCGCAACCCGCGATGCTCGACTTCTACGCGGACTGGTGTGTCAGTTGCAAGGAAATGGAGAAGTTCACCTTCAGCGATCCGCGCGTCAATGCACGACTGAAGCAACTGAAGCTGCTGCGCGCGGATGTCACTGCGAACAACACCGACGATCAGGCGTTGCTGAAGCGTTTCAATCTCTTCGGACCGCCTGGAATCATCTTTTTCAATCAGGACGGGAAGGAAGTATTGCGCGTGGTCGGTTACGAATCGGCTGATACGTTCCTGCGGAGCCTGGACCGGATCGCAGCGGCAAAACAACCACCGCAGTCCTGACTACCGATGCACGCGGCTTACGGATGGTCTAACGGTCTGCGACTGCGTAAAACGGCGGTACAACAGCGGTACATCACAAAGCATCACAAAGAAAAAGGCGGAACATTCTCACGAATGCTCCGCCTTTCTTTATCGTCGATCTGAGGCAGCTCTGCCTGTCACGTTACGCGCATCACATCCACAGCACTGCATCGACAACAACCGCGCACGATTCGCGACACAACTGTCAACAATCCCCGTTTATTTCTGTGAACGAAGCAGCCGCGCAGCATCAAGCGCAAAGTATGTCAGCACACCGTTCGCACCCGCACGCTTGAACGCGAGCAGCGATTCCATCATCACCTTGTCGTGATCGAGCCAGCCGTTCTGCGCGGCTGCTTTCAACATCGCGTACTCGCCGCTCACCTGATACACGTAGGTCGGGAAGTGAAACTCGTCGCGTACGCGGCGCACGATATCGAGGTAAGGCATGCCAGGCTTGACCATCACCATGTCGGCGCCTTCGTCGATGTCGGCGCGGATCTCGCGCATCGCTTCGTCGGAGTTCGACGGATCGAGCTGATACGTCATCTTGTTGCTCTTGCCGAGATTCGCCGCGGAGCCGACTGCATCGCGAAACGGTCCATAAAACGCCGACGCGAATTTCGCCGAGTACGCCATGATCCGCGTATGAATATGCTCCTCGCTTTCGAGCATTTCGCGGATCGCGCCGATGCGGCCGTCCATCATGTCCGACGGCGCGACGATGTCGACGCCGGCTTCGGCCTGCGCCTTCGCCTGTTCGATAAGAATTTCGACCGTCGCGTCGTTGATCACATAACCCGATTCGTCGAGCACGCCGTCCTGGCCGTGGCTCGTATAAGGATCGAGTGCAACGTCCGTCAGCACGCCGAGCTCGGGGAAGCGCTTCTTCAGCTCGCGCACCGCACGCGGAACCAGACCGGCCGGATTGGTGGCCTCGTGGCCATCCGGCGTCTTCAGCGACGGTTCGATGACCGGGAACAGCGACAGCACCGGCACACCGAGCTCGACACACTGTTCGGCCACGCCCATCAGCAGATCGACGGATACGCGCTCGACGCCGGGCATCGACGGCACCGCTTGCCGCACATTCGTGCCCTCGACGACGAACACGGGATAAATCAGGTCATTAGTGGTGAGAACGTTTTCGCGCATCATGCGGCGCGAGAACTCGTCACGGCGCATGCGGCGCGGACGATGATGCGGGTAAAAACTCATATCGAAACTCGTGCGAATGTGAAACAGACG from Paraburkholderia edwinii includes the following:
- the cutA gene encoding divalent-cation tolerance protein CutA; the protein is MNVILMMTTVPDTTIAEKLSTEILAARLAACATQLGAVRSSFHWQGKIESADEVQVLFKTSVARAQELEQFILSHHPYDTPEILSWQAIASAAYGQWVNAETQRPIHV
- the dsbD gene encoding protein-disulfide reductase DsbD is translated as MFNGLNSSPLGVMRVAKLLFACLLITLLSVGAARAADDFLDPAVAFKFSATEQPGEVDVHYKIADGYYMYRERFSFAVRNGASTIDLPQLPAGHVKFDETFQKNVETYRGELTIRIPIKQSNGPFDLAVTSQGCADAGICYPPMERVYHVSGTALQPASTGTTSNATQQATSKTDASASTSWYERATSADYAQSLLQGGGFFAIVGLYFVAGMVLSLLPCSYPMIPILSAIIIGEGARVTRARGFGLSLSYVIGMALVYTALGIAAALVGQSLGAWLQNPWVLGAFAILLTAFSLTLIAGVDIVLPQRWQSGVSKASEGRSGGKFAAVAAMGALSALVVGACMTAPLFAVLAFIAHTGNAALGGAALFAMGIGLGVPLLIIGLGAGTILPRAGAWMDSVKVFFGVILLAAALWIVWPVLGGTAQMLLSVLWLLVAAAALGLFSPQPQQQTGNSKALWRGLGRGIGAACAIWAAVLLVGVAAGSTDPLRPLAVLADRAPGGAGAQGAGAVANAQSDLAFAPVSSSGQLDEVVKTAAQPAMLDFYADWCVSCKEMEKFTFSDPRVNARLKQLKLLRADVTANNTDDQALLKRFNLFGPPGIIFFNQDGKEVLRVVGYESADTFLRSLDRIAAAKQPPQS
- the hemB gene encoding porphobilinogen synthase encodes the protein MSFYPHHRPRRMRRDEFSRRMMRENVLTTNDLIYPVFVVEGTNVRQAVPSMPGVERVSVDLLMGVAEQCVELGVPVLSLFPVIEPSLKTPDGHEATNPAGLVPRAVRELKKRFPELGVLTDVALDPYTSHGQDGVLDESGYVINDATVEILIEQAKAQAEAGVDIVAPSDMMDGRIGAIREMLESEEHIHTRIMAYSAKFASAFYGPFRDAVGSAANLGKSNKMTYQLDPSNSDEAMREIRADIDEGADMVMVKPGMPYLDIVRRVRDEFHFPTYVYQVSGEYAMLKAAAQNGWLDHDKVMMESLLAFKRAGANGVLTYFALDAARLLRSQK